The following DNA comes from Meiothermus sp..
ACGCCCAGCCGCGACGCCAGCACCCTCGCCAGCTTGTGACTGCAAACCAGCGAGGGCCGCCGTATCCTGCCTTGCTCGTACTTGGTAAGTAGCGACAACGTAATACCAGCTCCCATTGCCAGCGACTCCTGGCTCAAACCAGCACGCAGCCGCAGCCGACGGATGATGTTGGGTTGGCCCATGCCAGCATGGTAACATATTACTAACCTGCTAGCAATATATTACATGTAATAAACTACTGTATATGCCTAAGAAAAGTTTCCGTACAGCCCCTACAGAAATCCACACACCCCAGTGGGCCCGACTTCTGCAGGCCCGGCGTGAGAAACTGGGTTATTCCCGCGAAGGCCTGGCCCTGGCCGCCGGAGTTTCCCCTTCCCTTGTTGCCAAGCTCGAGCGAGGAGCCCACGACATTCGCGACATGAGCGTGGGGCGTTTACAGGCTCTGCTGCGCACCCTGCACCTGCCCTCGATTGAAGTGCTGTTCGGCGAGGGCACAGCGGAAGAGTTTGCACCCTCTGCCCCTGGCGTTGTCGCCATACCCTACTACCCTGCCCTGGCCCCCGCGTGCGTGGGGGAGGAAGCGCCCAGCAGAAGCTACCTGGACACCCGCCTGCTTCCAACCCGCCCGGGCTACACCAGCTTCTTTCTGGCCTTGCTGGAGCGGGAGGCGCTGCGCTCAGAGGAGTTGCAGCTTAGCGAGGGCTCTGTACTGGTGGTCGAACGCAGAGCGGTTCTGGAACGGGGCGTTACCCTGCTCGGCTTTGTCGAGGAAATCCGCCGCCCCCTGATTTTCCGCCTCCCCTCCGAGGCCAGTCTGGTACGTCCGGTCGGGGGCACCGGGGCAACCTTCTGGCTTCTGCCCGACGGCTCACTCCAGACACCTGCGGGCCGGAAGGCCGCGTATGTTCCGGTGGGCATCGTTCATGGGGAGTTCCGCCAGCCATGAGGCAGTGCGCTATATATACCCGCGTATCCACCGAGGAGCAGGTTGAGCGCTACTCCCTCGAGGCTCAGAAGGAGGTGCTCACGCGCTGGGCTGAGGTACTGGGGTATGAGGTAGCGGCCACCTACACCGACCCTGGCTACTCAGGAGCCCAGGAGGATCGCCCTGCCCTGACCCGCCTGCTCGCGGACGCACAGGAGGGACGTTTTGCGGTGGTGCTGGTCTACCGGCTGGATCGGCTGGCCCGCAAGGTGCGTCTAGCCTACGACCTCATCGAGCGGTTGGAGCAGTGTGGCGTGGGCCTCATGAGCTACTCCGAGCCGAATATCAACACCACCACCTCCATCGGTAAGGCGGTGCTGGGAATCATGGCGGTCTTCGCCGAGTGGGAGCGGGACACCTTCGCCGAACGCAGCCGACTGGGCCTTCGCAAAGCCGCACAGAGCGGTCGGTATCTGGGAGGTATCGTGCCCTACGGCTACACCGTTGAGGACGGTCGCCTGACGCCCCAGCCCGAGGAGGGAGCGGTGGTGCGGCAGATATTTACCTGGGTTGCTGAACGGGGCTGGAGCACCGAGCGGGTTGCCCAGGAGCTCAACCGCCTGGGCGTACCTCCCAAGTACCGGCGTGAGGGGCGCGGGGTGCGGGGCAGACGCACCGCCGGGGTCTGGCGGGGAGGCGGGGTGCTGCGCATCCTCAAGAACCGCACGTATATCGGGGAGTACACCTACGGCAAGCGCACCCGCAAGCCTCAGCCCGATCTGGTGCCGGTAGCGGTACCGCCCCTGGTAGAACCCGCGCTTTTCCAGGCTGCCCAGGAGCAGCTAGCCCGAAACGCCCTGTTCGCCGCGCGTAACGCCCGCAGCGTGTACCTGCTCAAAGGGCTCATTCGCTGCGGAGTCTGCGGGCGGGCATATGTGGGCTCAAGCGACTATTACGCCTGTGTGGGGCGTGTGAACCGCCAGGCTTCTCCCATCCCCTCCATGCGCTGTACCGCTCCTCATGTGCGCCGGGCAGAGCTTGAGGAGAGCATCTGGCAGGACATCCGCACCTTCCTTCTGAACCCTGGTGAGGCTTTGCAGGCTTTTGTGAATGAGGAATCCCCGGAAAGGAATGATATGAAATCCTTTTGATTCATTCCCCTAACATCCCCCCGGCCACCAGTGAAATAGGGTGTAGCTCTGGATAAGCGCGGGCTGGGTTTGTAGGTAAGCGCACCGGGCTTCCACCTTGGCCCACAGCTCCTCTTCATCCTGCACCTGCCCATTGGCCACGACCGCGTCAATGAGCCCCCAGGTTCGTTCTACCGGCTGCAACTCGGGCGAGTAGGGTGGCAGATAACACAGCCCCAGGCCCTTGGCTGGCTCCACCCGCCCCGAGGTGTGCCAGCCAGCCTGATCCAGCACCACCAGTACCAGCTTGCCCGCCCCCGCCCCCCGTAGCCGGGCAAAGGCCTCCAACACCAACTGGAACCCCTCCACCGAGACCGAGGGCAGCAGCCAGTACTCGCTTTCCCCCGTACCCGGTCTTATGAAGGCGTACACATACAGCCAGCGATAGCGGGGCCGCTCCTGCGCTAGCGGCGTCCTCCCTCGCAAGGCCCATACCCGTCGGCGGATGGGCTTCAGCCCTATTCGGTGCTCATCAAAGCCCCACACCTCCAACTCCAGTTCAGGAAAGAGCAACCTGAACAGGAAAACCATCAGAAAGAGCTTTTTTTGAAAGCCTCCTGCCGCTTCGCATCCGCCTCCCGGTGGCGCGGCCGGGGGCGCAGCGGGGCCAGGCCCAGGCGACGCATCCAGTACCAGGCCCGCCGCCCATCCACCGGACGTCCCAGCCTTTCAGCCAGCCACTCCGCAGCGTTGCGAATGCTCCAAAGCCCGTCCCTGGGATGGGGCTGGAGGAGGGCCTGGCGGAAGCCCTCCTGGAGTTCGGGCGGTACGAGGGGGGCCCGGCCTTTGTTCTCGTGCCGCAGATTCTTCATGGGCAGGCCCTGATTGTAGCGGTGGATTACCTGACGCACCCAGCGATCGGTATAGCCCAGATTCCTGGCTACCTCGGGGATGCTCTGACCCCTGGCCAGCAGCCAGAGAGCGTGCCAGCGGGCGCGTTCGGTGTGGTCTTGGGACTCCCGGTAGAGGGCGTGGAGGTTATCCGGATGGTGTCGCAGTTGGAGTTCCAACCGGGGGCGGCGCTGATGTTGGGCCAGTTGCATGGCTCCATTTTAGTGGAAAGAGTCTTGAAGATTTCTTATGAGGTCTCCTTGCTGGAAAAACGCCTGCAGGCCCTCTTCGAAGCCCGGGCCCGCCTGCTGGATCTTTATCTGGAGGGAGGGGTGGAAAAGGAAACCTACTACGCCCGCCTCGAAGATCTGGACGCCCGCGTCCGGGAAGTCCAGGCGAGCGTGGAAACAGCCCGGCAGCGCTCCATCGCCGAGCGCCAGCGCAAGGAAGCCCTCCACTCCCTGGAGAGCCTCTCGGCCCGCCTGCGTGATCGGATAGACCGCCTTACCCCGGAAGAGAAGCAAGCCGTGGCACGAGAGCTGGTGGAGGGAGTAACCGTGCGGCCCGGAAAGGGAGAGGTCGAGGTTGAGGTGCGTTACCGGTTCGGGCAGATTGCACCTCACACGGGCAGGGGTTCATGGCCGCAATCAGCAAAAACCGCGCAGGATAGGTGAAGCTGGCCCGGGCCCGCGAGATGGTCACCACCCCGTCCTCCAGGGGCTGGCGCAGCACCTCCAGGGCATCGCGGGAAAACTCGGGGAACTCGTCCAGGAAGAGCACCCCCCGGTGGGCCAGGGAAATTTCACCCGGTTTGGGAATGGTGCCCCCGCCGATCAGGCCCGCATCGGAGACGGTGTGGTGCGGGCTGCGGAAGGGTGGGGTCTGGATCAGGCCGCGCAAGAGCCGTCCGGCGGCGGAATGAATGCGGGTGACCTCGAGCGCCTCCTGATTTTGCAAGGGTGGGAGCAGCCCCACTATGCGCTTGGCCAGCATGGTCTTGCCCGAGCCAGGGGTACCGGTCATGAGCAGGTGGTGGGCACCGGCTGCGGCAATTTCCAGGGCCCGCTTGGCCTTGGCCTGGCCCTTCACGTCCAGCAGGTCGAGGGCCACTTCAGCAGGTTCAGACTCCGGGCTGGGGCGGGTGGGGGCCAGGTCTTCCTGGCCTTGCAAGAAGCGCACCACCTGGGCCAGGTGGGCTGCTCCGAACACCTTCACCCCCTCGATGAGGGCGGCTTCCTGGGCCGAGGCCTGGGGCATCAGAAGTTGGTAGCCCTCCTGGTAGGCCCCCAAAGCCAGGTTCACCGCACCGGGCACCGCGCGCAGCTCGCCGTCCAGGCCCAGCTCACCCGCCGCCGCAAAACCTTGCAGGGCCTCGAGCGGAATGACCCCCTGCGCGCAGAGCAGCCCCAACGCGATGGGTAGGTCGTAGTGGGTGCCTTCTTTACGCAGCTCGGCCGGGGCCAGGTTGATCACCACCCGCCCCTGGGGGTAGGGAAACCCAGCGTTCTTGAGGGCCGCCCGCACCCGCTCCCGCGACTCCTCCACGGCTTTGTCGGGCAATCCCACCACCGCATAAAAAGGCATGCCCTGCGAAACGTCTACCTCGACCGTGATGGGCTGGGCCTCGAGGCCAAATAAGCTATAGGTTCGTACTTGCGCCAGCATAGCTACCGCCCTCCAGCTTAGCGGGAAGCTTTGCAAATCTTAGGTAATTGCCAAGGTCGAGCGTCCCAAACAGCTTAGGGCTTGGCGTACCCTCCACCCCACAAACCTCTCCCCTCCCGCAAGTGGCTGTTATGCTGTTAGCCAATGAACGACCATCACGACATGGGTGCGGAAGACCAGGACAACGCCATCCCCCGTCGCTTGATTGGGGAAGTACCGTACGTGCTGTTTGTATCGGCACCCAGGGTTATTGCCGAGGGCATCAAGACCCGGTTGGAACAAAGCCGGATTCCGGTTTACCTCGAGACCCCCTTTAGCCTGCCCGAAGCCTACCTGGGCACCTACACCGGGGATGTGAGCCTCTGGGTGCCCGAGGCCCTCTACCACGAGGCCACCCTGATTCTCGAGCGAGACCACCAAGGAGAAGCATCATGAGCGTAGTGGGAATTGACCTAGGCGGAACCAAGATTATGGCGGGGGTGTTCAGCGAGGGCGTGATTAAGGCCAAGGTGACCGTACCCACGCCGGAAGAAGGCGGCCAGGCCGTAATCGAGGCCATGGCCCAGGCCGCCAAGGCCGCCATCGAGGCCGGGGGCGTAGCCGTGCAAGCCATCGGCCTGGGCACGCCGGGGCCCCTCGACTTCAAGCGGGGCCGGATCAAGTTTGCCCCCAACATCGCCAACTTTACCGATTTCCCCATTGTGGAGTTGCTCGAGCAGGCCACCGGCTACAAGGTCTACATGGAAAACGACGCCAACGCCGCAGCCCTGGCCGAGCACAAGCTGGGAGCCGCCCAGGGCGCCGAAAGCACCCTCTACATGACCGTCTCGACCGGGGTGGGGGGCGGCTTTGTCTGGGGCAACAAGGTGCTGCGCGGTGTGAACGGCCAGGGGGGCGAGATTGGGCACATCACCATGCAGCCGGGCGGCCCCCTGTGCGGCTGTGGGCTGGATGGCTGCCTCGAGGCCCTGGCTACCGGCCCGGCCATGGAGCGCATGGCCCTGGCCTCCTTCAAGCGCGAGATGAGCACCCGCGAGCTGTTCGCGCTGTTCCAGCAGGGCGACCCCCGGGCCAGCCGCATCGTGCTGCAGGCCGCAAGCTGGGTGGGCATCGCGCTGGCCTCGCTGGTCAAGTGCTACGACCCCGAAGTTATCGTCCTGGGCGGCGGGGTGGCCCTCAACGCAGGGCCGGCCTACCTCGAGGAGGTGCAGCGCAGCTACCAGCGCTACATGGAGAACTGGATCACCCCACCCCTCCACCTGGCCAAGCTGGGGAGCGAGGCCGGGTTGTTGGGAGCGGCCCTGACCGCGGCCCTCGAGGTGGGCGAGCTCTAACCCGACCCTTCCCCACTGCTCAAAGCATCCAGCCGGGCCATCTGCGCCTCGGAAAGGCAGATTCGCAAAGCCCCAGCGTTTCCCTCGGCCTGGCGCGCGTTTTTTGCACCCGGAATGGGCAGGGTGCCTTTTTGTATGCACCAGCGCAGGGCCACCTGGGCGGGGGTGGCGCCCAGCGACTCGGCGATCTCGTTAAGAGCCTGAAGCAGTGCGGGAATCTGGGCCTTGCGGGTGACATAGCGCTGGGCCCGGTAGCGGCCTGGTGGGGGGTTGTCCAGGCTATACTTGCCGGTTAGCCAGCCCATAGCCAGCGGGCTGTAGGCCATCAGCACGATACCCTCGGCCTGCATGGCACGCAAAAGGCCCGTCTGTTCAGGTTTGCGCTCGAGCAGGTGGTATTCCACCTGGTTGACAGCCAGCGGCACCCGGTGCCGATCGAGTACCTTAGCCACGCGTTCAAGCTGCTGGAGGTTATGGTTGGAGACCCCTACCGCCCGGGTCAGCCCCTGCTCGTAGGCTTCGGCCAGCGAAAGCGCCCATTGCTCGAGCGGAACCGGCTTCCAGGGCCAGTGCAGCAGGTACAGATCTAGCTGCTGCATCTGCAAGCGCTGCAGGCTTTTTTTAAGCGCAGCAAACAGCGTTTTGCGGGAGAAGCGCCAGGGGTAGGGAAACAGTTTGCTCACCACCAGGGGCTTGGGCTCATAAGCGTGGTAGAAGCGCCCGATTAGCCTTTCCGAAAGACCAAAACCATAAAACTCGGCGGTGTCAAAAAGCCGTACCCCACCCTGCAAGGCCGCCCGGTAGGCTGCCTCGGTATCGCCTGCCTGGTAGCCATTGCCGTAGCCCCAGACCAGCCGGTCGCCCCACTGCCAGGTGCCGATACCCATGGGCGGGATGGCCGGAAGTCCCTTGATCTGAATCTGCTCGCTCACCCCTCGAGCCTACCTTGCCCATCCGGCCCGGGTATGTGACGTATGAGCCAGGCTACCCCTGCACCACATCGAAATAGGCCTCTTGCAGCCGGTCTACAATCACCTCGAGGCCTTTTTCAATGGCCCGATCCAGGTTCTCGGCCGGAATAAGGGGAACCCCGGCACCTCGAGCAAGTTCAATCAGGTGCTGCTGGATGAGGCGAATTTCGCCGAAGTGCTGCGCATAAGCCCCACTGGTGCGCGACCCCCCGGTCTCTCGTTCACGCAGGGCAAAGCGGTCGCGGTGCAGGGCCTCGTCCTCGAGCACCAGCATAATGGGAATCTGAATGACCTCGTGCTGGTACTGGTGGGTCATGTAGCCCGGCACCACGTGCACACCCTCCACCACCAGCGAGGTTTTTTCCCGGGCGCTGCGCTCCTGAATGGCCCGCAGACCCACCGCCACCCTCGAGACCTGATCACGAAACCCCTGCATTACCAGCGCTGCGCTGGGTTCGGCTTTCTGAGGCGTGGTCAGCACCCGCCACGACTCAAAACTGCTGGTGTGCAGGGTGGGCAGCAGGTCTTTGGGGATGGTCGCCCGCAGTATTTCCCGTACCGCATCGGTTGAAATCATGCGGGTAATGCCCAGCCGATAGGCCAGGGCCGAGGCCAGCACGCTCTTCCCTACCCCGGCCACCCCTCCAATCAGCAGATGCACCGGCTTAACCGCCCGTCGAATGCTTCGTAGCAGGTGATAGCGGCGGGCTACCTCTTCCCCGGCTTCCTCCATGAGCTCTTCCGAGACCGCTTTACGCAGGTAGTCGCGCTTGACCACAGTCGAACCGCTATCGCGCAAGCGGCGTTCCACATCGCGGGCCAGCCGGTAGGCCGCATCGGGCGATAGCCCCACCGCCATTACCGACTGGGCCAGTACCCCTTTGGAGAAAGGCACCCGCGGCTCACCTTCCCCTTCCTCCACAAAAATTTCTCCGGCCAAGGCCTGCCTTCCGGCATAGCGGTTTTTTGCAGCAGGCCCAAATAGCTCTTCGATCTCGGCTGCAATACGCCGCTCCAGCTCATCGGCATCAATCGAGCGCACCCCACTGCGGCGCAGGCGGTTTTCCAGCGAGCGGGCAATGGTCTGGGCCTCGCGCATAGAGAACCCCGCATCCTCCAGGCTGCGCACCAGCACCCCCTTGGAGAAAGGCCGGCGGCGGTAGCCCTCCCGAACCACAATGTCTTCAAAGGCCTGGGTCTGGCCCCTGAGCCGTTCGGCCATCTCGGGGCCAAAGTTTTTTTCCACCTCTTGAATCAGCATTTTTTTGAGCGCCAGGGCAGTAACTTCTGGCTTTTTGCGGGCCCGCAGTTGTTCCTCGATGGTGTGGGCCACCGACATAGCCGGCTCCATCTTGAGGCCCGCCATCATCATGGACTCCACCAGAAGCCCCTTCGAAAACGGCCAGCGAAACCCTCCCGGCGTCTTGATAAACACTTCGCGCACGGTTCAATCGTACCCGAAAAAGGTTTGACACACCCCATTCGTAGGTGCTAACCTAACGGTTGCTGAACCCCTCGAGGGGCAGCAACTGCGGCGCTGTAGCCAAGTGGTAAGGCAGAGGTCTGCAAAACCTCCATTCACCGGTTCGAATCCGGTCAGCGCCTCCAAAGGTTCTCCGCTTGTTTTAGGCGAGAATACCGGATTGAAGCCTTATGCGGGCGCGTAGCTCAGATGGCTAGAGCACTACCTTGACACGGTAGGGGTCGTTGGTTCGAGTCCAATCGCGCCCACCACGTCCAGCACGATAAACCCCCTTTATGCAAAGAGTGCATAAAGGGGGTTTTGATGCAATAAACAACGCCTAGTCAGCCGATTGAACCCCTAAAAAACGGAAAGGGTATTCGTCGCTCAGCTCGGCCCGGCCTTCGTTGACCAGCTCCTGCATTAGCTTCATCAAACGCCGACGGGACATGGGGAAGCGGGCCTCGAGGTCGTCGTAGGTGAGGGGGCTTTCAATGAGCGCAGCAGCCACCGCTGCTTTTAGCTCGGCCCATTTGCCGGCCCTCGAGCCCCGTTCCTGCCCCAGCAAATGTGACACCGCCCGATCGCGCAGGGCGGTAGCCTCGGTAATGCTCAGGCCCAGGGTAGGGGCCAGATCTGCCAGTGGTTCGCCCTTGGCATAGGCCAGAACCAGCATAGGCTGGGGTTCGGGCAGTTCCTTAACTGCTTCCTCCAGCGGCATTCCCAGGCGCTGCTCAACCGCCAGGCGAAAGCGGCGGCCCTGGGCTTGCGCGGTGATGTCTTCTTCCCGGAGCTTTTTTAGGGCCCGGATCTCAACCTGGCGCACCCCCTCGGGGGTCAGGCTTAGCCGCACACCAATGGCCCGCAAGGTTTCGCCCGCAGCCCTGGCCAGCAGAACCTCGCGCTCGAGCGGATAAAGTTGCTCGAGGTGTTCGGCCAGCTTGGTCGGTGGTACGCCCTTACTGAGGAAGTATTGCCCAGGTGTTTTTTTAGGCATATGTTCTAGGAACTCCTCACCTTTTCGATTATAATGGCATATCAGGTGCTACTGGGCAATTTCTGCACCTAAACCAGCAAGATTGCAGGTCAAAGCGTCTCAACGGCAAAGCATTACAGGCAGGAGCATATGAAACAACAAGCCATTCTCATCCTAACCTCCGAAGGTACCCACCCAGGGCTGCGTACCGCACCCGGCACCGGTTGGACTAAGCTCTTCCAGGCTGCCGACTACTACCTCGACCTCAGCTACAAACAAGACAGCGCGCAAGGTCTCCTGGTCGGTCAGGTGCTGCGCGAAGGTGGGGTTTCGTTTAGCACGGGCAAGGTCACGCTGCTTGACCCCCAGGGCACCCCCCTTCAAACCGCAGAACTGACTCCCAAAGCAGGTTTTCGCCTGACCGTAGACAACCTAGCCAAACACCGGCTCGAGCTAACCCTCGACCAGGCCACCTTCGATGTGGCCCTTTCCTAGAGCGGGCTGAAAAAAGACAGGGTCGCCACGTAACGCCTGGGGGCTTTTTGATGTGCAAAAATCACAGCCTGGCCCCCAAGCAGCCCCTAAGCTAAAGGACGTCTACTTCGGTAGGCAAGGCAAAATTGAGCTGTATTGTAATGTAGGCACATTATAAACCAAGTGCACGTATCCCTGTGTGCGTTGACCACACAGGGAGGGGTGGTGTATTGTCTTGTCCAAGGTTGGAAGTCAAAAAACAAAAGCGCTTCCACGCCGTCTAGGAGGAGGAAACTATGAAAAAGCTCGCCTTCAAGATCGCCACCCTGATCGCCGCCCTGGTTGCCCTGGCCGCAGCCGCTGGTGCTGGTGCGGATTGGCAGTAACTACGTAACGCCTTCGCGGGTGCGGTGGTGCAAACCGCACCTGTTTGCTTTGGTTTTTACCCTAGACTACAGGGGTGAAGGCCCTGTTTCCGCTGCCTCCCCTGCGCGTTCTGATCTTCTTGCTAGTGCTGTTAGGGGCTTTTGTTGGACTGATTTACCTGCTACTACCGCGCCCCAGTGCTCATCTTCCCAGTGCTCTAGATATAACCTTCTGGGTCATCTTGATTATTCTTTCTAAGCGTGTGGCAGTTACGCTGCCTTTTAACGCGTCTATGTCTCATGCATATGTGGTGGCCCTGGCCGCCATCACCCTCTTCCCCCCCGGGCTGGCCGCGGGCCTGGTGTTTGTATTTAGCTTCAACAAGGACTTCGGCCGCCCCGGCTACACCTGGTACAAAGACCTTTTCAACCGCACCCAGTCGGGCCTGGCCACCGGCCTGGCCGGCCTGGC
Coding sequences within:
- a CDS encoding recombinase family protein, producing MRQCAIYTRVSTEEQVERYSLEAQKEVLTRWAEVLGYEVAATYTDPGYSGAQEDRPALTRLLADAQEGRFAVVLVYRLDRLARKVRLAYDLIERLEQCGVGLMSYSEPNINTTTSIGKAVLGIMAVFAEWERDTFAERSRLGLRKAAQSGRYLGGIVPYGYTVEDGRLTPQPEEGAVVRQIFTWVAERGWSTERVAQELNRLGVPPKYRREGRGVRGRRTAGVWRGGGVLRILKNRTYIGEYTYGKRTRKPQPDLVPVAVPPLVEPALFQAAQEQLARNALFAARNARSVYLLKGLIRCGVCGRAYVGSSDYYACVGRVNRQASPIPSMRCTAPHVRRAELEESIWQDIRTFLLNPGEALQAFVNEESPERNDMKSF
- a CDS encoding sigma factor-like helix-turn-helix DNA-binding protein, which produces MPKKTPGQYFLSKGVPPTKLAEHLEQLYPLEREVLLARAAGETLRAIGVRLSLTPEGVRQVEIRALKKLREEDITAQAQGRRFRLAVEQRLGMPLEEAVKELPEPQPMLVLAYAKGEPLADLAPTLGLSITEATALRDRAVSHLLGQERGSRAGKWAELKAAVAAALIESPLTYDDLEARFPMSRRRLMKLMQELVNEGRAELSDEYPFRFLGVQSAD
- a CDS encoding ATP cone domain-containing protein, encoding MREVFIKTPGGFRWPFSKGLLVESMMMAGLKMEPAMSVAHTIEEQLRARKKPEVTALALKKMLIQEVEKNFGPEMAERLRGQTQAFEDIVVREGYRRRPFSKGVLVRSLEDAGFSMREAQTIARSLENRLRRSGVRSIDADELERRIAAEIEELFGPAAKNRYAGRQALAGEIFVEEGEGEPRVPFSKGVLAQSVMAVGLSPDAAYRLARDVERRLRDSGSTVVKRDYLRKAVSEELMEEAGEEVARRYHLLRSIRRAVKPVHLLIGGVAGVGKSVLASALAYRLGITRMISTDAVREILRATIPKDLLPTLHTSSFESWRVLTTPQKAEPSAALVMQGFRDQVSRVAVGLRAIQERSAREKTSLVVEGVHVVPGYMTHQYQHEVIQIPIMLVLEDEALHRDRFALRERETGGSRTSGAYAQHFGEIRLIQQHLIELARGAGVPLIPAENLDRAIEKGLEVIVDRLQEAYFDVVQG
- a CDS encoding IS630 family transposase; translated protein: MVFLFRLLFPELELEVWGFDEHRIGLKPIRRRVWALRGRTPLAQERPRYRWLYVYAFIRPGTGESEYWLLPSVSVEGFQLVLEAFARLRGAGAGKLVLVVLDQAGWHTSGRVEPAKGLGLCYLPPYSPELQPVERTWGLIDAVVANGQVQDEEELWAKVEARCAYLQTQPALIQSYTLFHWWPGGC
- a CDS encoding helix-turn-helix domain-containing protein, with the translated sequence MGQPNIIRRLRLRAGLSQESLAMGAGITLSLLTKYEQGRIRRPSLVCSHKLARVLASRLGVSEERLLLQIAEGFECHLDHDVSD
- a CDS encoding ROK family protein, which encodes MSVVGIDLGGTKIMAGVFSEGVIKAKVTVPTPEEGGQAVIEAMAQAAKAAIEAGGVAVQAIGLGTPGPLDFKRGRIKFAPNIANFTDFPIVELLEQATGYKVYMENDANAAALAEHKLGAAQGAESTLYMTVSTGVGGGFVWGNKVLRGVNGQGGEIGHITMQPGGPLCGCGLDGCLEALATGPAMERMALASFKREMSTRELFALFQQGDPRASRIVLQAASWVGIALASLVKCYDPEVIVLGGGVALNAGPAYLEEVQRSYQRYMENWITPPLHLAKLGSEAGLLGAALTAALEVGEL
- a CDS encoding helix-turn-helix transcriptional regulator; protein product: MPKKSFRTAPTEIHTPQWARLLQARREKLGYSREGLALAAGVSPSLVAKLERGAHDIRDMSVGRLQALLRTLHLPSIEVLFGEGTAEEFAPSAPGVVAIPYYPALAPACVGEEAPSRSYLDTRLLPTRPGYTSFFLALLEREALRSEELQLSEGSVLVVERRAVLERGVTLLGFVEEIRRPLIFRLPSEASLVRPVGGTGATFWLLPDGSLQTPAGRKAAYVPVGIVHGEFRQP
- a CDS encoding aldo/keto reductase; translated protein: MSEQIQIKGLPAIPPMGIGTWQWGDRLVWGYGNGYQAGDTEAAYRAALQGGVRLFDTAEFYGFGLSERLIGRFYHAYEPKPLVVSKLFPYPWRFSRKTLFAALKKSLQRLQMQQLDLYLLHWPWKPVPLEQWALSLAEAYEQGLTRAVGVSNHNLQQLERVAKVLDRHRVPLAVNQVEYHLLERKPEQTGLLRAMQAEGIVLMAYSPLAMGWLTGKYSLDNPPPGRYRAQRYVTRKAQIPALLQALNEIAESLGATPAQVALRWCIQKGTLPIPGAKNARQAEGNAGALRICLSEAQMARLDALSSGEGSG
- a CDS encoding winged helix-turn-helix domain-containing protein, which translates into the protein MQLAQHQRRPRLELQLRHHPDNLHALYRESQDHTERARWHALWLLARGQSIPEVARNLGYTDRWVRQVIHRYNQGLPMKNLRHENKGRAPLVPPELQEGFRQALLQPHPRDGLWSIRNAAEWLAERLGRPVDGRRAWYWMRRLGLAPLRPRPRHREADAKRQEAFKKSSF